Below is a genomic region from Caballeronia sp. SBC1.
GGATTTGCCGTGGTTCCCGGCGACTGGCTAGTGGTCTGGGCGTTGTCACCAGCCTGCAAGCCGGTGCTCGAGCTTGGCGGATTGGTTTGGGCGAAAGCCGTGCTGGAGACTAAAAGTACGGCGCTGATCGCGTATGCCATTGAGAATTGCTTCATGCCTGGTTTCCTTTCTGTAAGACGGGGAGAGACGTCCATGGATTGTCGATGGCGGGCAAGCGGACGCTCTCTAGCTTGCTCGACAGCCTATTCAGCATGTGACGTGCCACCGCTGCGGCGCCACGGGCCGCCTGCCAGTTTTCGCGGCCGATCGTCGCCAAAGCGCCTCTCCATCTGCCCGTATTGCCCTACTGACGCCGCCATCCCACGTGCATGCCGTTTTTGTTCTATCAGCGGAAATTGGCGTGCGGTGCAATGGCTACCTAGTGAAATCCCATGCAGTCCACCGAAAAGGGCACCCCATGAACGTCAGCGTTTTCGATCTGTTCAAGATCGGCATCGGTCCGTCAAGTTCGCATACGGTCGGCCCGATGATCGCAGCGTGCCGCTTCGCCTCGCATATTGAGGACGCCAACCTGCTCGCGTTCGTGCGCCGAGTGCGGGTGGATTTGTTCGGCTCGCTGGGCGCAACCGGCAAGGGCCACGGGACCGATAAAGCCGTGCTGCTTGGACTCGAAGGCAATCTCCCCGACTCGATCGATCCGGATGCGATCGAACCGCGTCTGCGGGAGGTCCGCGAGTGCAAGAGCTTGAACCTGCTCGGCAAGCACCCGATTAAATTCGACGAACGCGAGCATATTGGCTTCTTTCGCAAGCTGATGCCCGGCGCGCCGGGTTCGAGCGTGGTGCATCCGAACGGCATGCGCTTCCAGGCATTCGATGAAAACGGCCAACTCGTCGTCGAAAAGGAGTACTACTCGGTTGGCGGCGGTTTCGTGATCAACAATGAGGGCACGCGCGTGAACGGCGTGCAATCCGGCGGCGAGGTGCCACACCCATTCCGCACCGGCGACGACCTGATGCGCGTGTGCCGCGAGACGGGGTTGTCTATCGCTGAAATTACGCTGCGCAACGAATGCGCATCGCGCTCGGAGCGTGAAGTGCGCGACGGCCTGCTCGCGATCTGGCGCGTGATGGCGGCGTGCGTGGAACGCGGCTGCAAGGTGCGAGGCGAGTTGCCCGGCCCGATGCACGTGAAGCGTCGTGCAGCTGATCTCTCCGCGCAACTGCGCAAGCACTCGGAGGAGTCGTTGCGTGATCCGCTCTCCATGCTC
It encodes:
- a CDS encoding L-serine ammonia-lyase, which encodes MNVSVFDLFKIGIGPSSSHTVGPMIAACRFASHIEDANLLAFVRRVRVDLFGSLGATGKGHGTDKAVLLGLEGNLPDSIDPDAIEPRLREVRECKSLNLLGKHPIKFDEREHIGFFRKLMPGAPGSSVVHPNGMRFQAFDENGQLVVEKEYYSVGGGFVINNEGTRVNGVQSGGEVPHPFRTGDDLMRVCRETGLSIAEITLRNECASRSEREVRDGLLAIWRVMAACVERGCKVRGELPGPMHVKRRAADLSAQLRKHSEESLRDPLSMLDWVNLYAMAVNEENAAGGRVVTAPTNGAAGVIPAVLHYYVKFMHNSTDEGIVTFLLTAAAIGIIYKETASISGAEVGCQGEVGVACSMAAAALAAVMGGTPTQVENAAEIGMEHNLGMTCDPVGGLVQIPCIERNAMGAIKALNAARMAMKGDGTHYVSLDNVIKTMRETGADMKTKYKETSRGGLAVNVIEC